A genomic stretch from Salarias fasciatus chromosome 18, fSalaFa1.1, whole genome shotgun sequence includes:
- the LOC115405121 gene encoding alpha/beta hydrolase domain-containing protein 17A: MNGLSIRELCCLFCCPPCPSRIAAKLAFLPPEPTYALLPDPDAVTAAGTASASGSGVALPSLGAPGLRSRLSAGGSADRGGGGSGSGAGGGGGGGGGGGGGGGGGGSSGSNSGGSGSGAEGRWKLHLTERAEFQYSQRELDVTDVFLTRSSRGNRVGCMYIRCAPNARFTVLFSHGNAVDLGQMSSFYIGLGTRINCNIFSYDYSGYGVSTGKPSEKNLYADIDAAWHALRSRYGISPENIILYGQSIGTVPTVDLASRFECAAVVLHSPLTSGMRVAFPDTKKTYCFDAFPNIEKVSKITSPVLIIHGTEDEVIDFSHGLALFERCPKAVEPLWVEGAGHNDIELYSQYLERLRRFINQDLAAQHA; the protein is encoded by the exons ATGAACGGTCTGTCCATCCGAGAGCTATGCTGCCTGTTTTGCTGCCCCCCGTGCCCCAGTCGCATTGCAGCCAAACTGGCTTTCCTCCCTCCAGAGCCCACCTACGCTCTTCTCCCTGACCCAgatgctgttactgctgctggaaCTGCGTCTGCGTCCGGCTCTGGGGTGGCTCTCCCCTCTCTCGGAGCCCCTGGACTGCGGTCCCGGCTAAGTGCTGGTGGCAGTGCggacagaggaggtggaggtagTGGCAgtggtgctggaggaggaggagggggtggcggcggcggcggtggtggtggtggtggtggtggtagcaGTGGCAGTAACAGTGGTGGCAGCGGCAGTGGGGCAGAAGGCAGGTGGAAGCTCCATCTCACGGAGAGAGCTGAGTTCCAGTATTCCCAGAGAGAGTTGGATGTGACGGATGTATTCCTGACCAGGTCTAGTCGAGGAAACAGGGTTGGATGCATGTACATCCGCTGTGCCCCCAATGCCAG GTTTacagtgttgttttcacatGGTAACGCAGTAGATCTGGGCCAGATGAGCAGCTTTTACATTGGCTTAGGAACACGCATCAACTGCAACATCTTCTCCTACGATTACTCGGGCTATGGTGTGAGCACTGGCAAGCCTTCAGAGAAGAACCTTTATGCTGACATAGACGCTGCCTGGCACGCCCTGCGCTCACG GTATGGTATCAGCCCTGAGAATATCATCCTGTACGGACAGAGCATCGGCACTGTGCCTACAGTGGACTTGGCATCGCGGTTCGAGTGTGCTGCTGTGGTCCTCCACTCTCCTCTCACTTCTGGCATGAGAGTGGCGTTTCCAGACACTAAGAAAACATACTGCTTTGATGCTTTTCCCAA CATCGAGAAGGTATCGAAGATCACGTCTCCGGTGCTCATCATCCACGGTACAGAGGACGAGGTGATCGACTTCTCTCACGGCCTCGCCCTGTTCGAGCGCTGCCCCAAGGCCGTGGAGCCCCTCTGGGTGGAGGGAGCCGGTCACAACGACATTGAGCTTTACAGTCAGTACCTGGAGAGGCTACGGCGCTTCATCAACCAGGACCTGGCTGCACAGCACGCCTGA
- the LOC115405123 gene encoding GRAM domain-containing protein 2B-like isoform X2 yields the protein MNVKHRRKLSLDSSIEQPIAEGSLCQSNGPIRNHSFQKHNKSFHKLFSEIPEDEKLTHTFTCALQKEVLYHGRLFVSENHVCFHSSVLLKDTKVVIPHSSVREVTGHSSALSMLSIQTADGEKYSFVSLRGRQMCYKLLQRLCSHAQSWSPNSSPHVSSAENEADQMSSSSSIEDHDSSSGVIHISSEGSIGRNSTDQNSLTHEDHKGVSSWMWSFTERIKPSIIFSETDNLSIIFYVYLFLLVMLLLVSSYIGLRLITLEEQLNSLGSLIEFSSSHRPYQET from the exons ATGAATGTGAAACACAGAAGGAAATTATCTCTGGACAGCTCCAT AGAGCAGCCTATAGCAGAGGGGAGTCTGTGCCAATCGAATGGGCCAATCCGCAATCAT AGTTTTCAGAAGCACAACAAAAGCTTCCACAAACTGTTTTCAGAGATTCCTGAGGACGAGAAGCTGACACACA cgTTCACCTGTGCCCTACAGAAGGAAGTGCTGTATCATGGCAGACTCTTTGTCTCTGAGAATCATGTCTGTTTCCACTCATCTGTGCTGCTCAAAGACACCAAG GTGGTGATTCCTCACTCCAGTGTGAGGGAGGTGACGGGACACAGCTCAGCCTTGTCTATGCTCTCCATCCAGACGGCCGATGGCGAGAAG TACTCGTTTGTGTCTTTGAGGGGTCGTCAGATGTGTTACAAACTCCTCCAGAGACTCTGCTCACATGCACAG AGTTGGAGTCCGAACAGCAGCCCTCATGTGTCCTCTGCTGAGAATGAAGCTGATCAG ATGTCTAGTTCTTCCAGTATAGAGGATCATGATTCCAGCAGTGGCGTTATTCATATATCCAGTGAAg GTTCTATAGGACGCAATTCCACCGATCAAAACAGCTTAACACACGAAGACCACAAAG GCGTTTCATCGTGGATGTGGTCGTTCACTGAGAGAATCAAGCCGTCCATCATCTTCAGTGAAACTGACAACCTCAGCATCATCTTTTACGTCTACTTGTTTCT CCTGGTGATGCTCCTCCTGGTGTCCAGCTACATCGGCCTCAGGCTCATCactctggaggagcagctcaaTTCTTTGGGAAGCCTGATCGAATTCTCTTCAAGCCACAGGCC GTACCAAGAAACATAA
- the LOC115405123 gene encoding GRAM domain-containing protein 2B-like isoform X1, with protein MNVKHRRKLSLDSSMLSDGGGLLGVRKSSSLFNGRKTRVSQSLDDAHIEIQELKHSLNSSMPLREQPIAEGSLCQSNGPIRNHSFQKHNKSFHKLFSEIPEDEKLTHTFTCALQKEVLYHGRLFVSENHVCFHSSVLLKDTKVVIPHSSVREVTGHSSALSMLSIQTADGEKYSFVSLRGRQMCYKLLQRLCSHAQSWSPNSSPHVSSAENEADQMSSSSSIEDHDSSSGVIHISSEGSIGRNSTDQNSLTHEDHKGVSSWMWSFTERIKPSIIFSETDNLSIIFYVYLFLLVMLLLVSSYIGLRLITLEEQLNSLGSLIEFSSSHRPYQET; from the exons ATGAATGTGAAACACAGAAGGAAATTATCTCTGGACAGCTCCAT GCTGTCGGACGGAGGTGGACTTCTCGGTGtgagaaaaagcagcagcttGTTTAATGGTAGGAAAACCAGAGTGAGCCAGTCTCTAGATGATGCCCACATCGAGATCCAGGAGTTAAAGCACAGCCTCAACTCTAGCATGCCTCTCAG AGAGCAGCCTATAGCAGAGGGGAGTCTGTGCCAATCGAATGGGCCAATCCGCAATCAT AGTTTTCAGAAGCACAACAAAAGCTTCCACAAACTGTTTTCAGAGATTCCTGAGGACGAGAAGCTGACACACA cgTTCACCTGTGCCCTACAGAAGGAAGTGCTGTATCATGGCAGACTCTTTGTCTCTGAGAATCATGTCTGTTTCCACTCATCTGTGCTGCTCAAAGACACCAAG GTGGTGATTCCTCACTCCAGTGTGAGGGAGGTGACGGGACACAGCTCAGCCTTGTCTATGCTCTCCATCCAGACGGCCGATGGCGAGAAG TACTCGTTTGTGTCTTTGAGGGGTCGTCAGATGTGTTACAAACTCCTCCAGAGACTCTGCTCACATGCACAG AGTTGGAGTCCGAACAGCAGCCCTCATGTGTCCTCTGCTGAGAATGAAGCTGATCAG ATGTCTAGTTCTTCCAGTATAGAGGATCATGATTCCAGCAGTGGCGTTATTCATATATCCAGTGAAg GTTCTATAGGACGCAATTCCACCGATCAAAACAGCTTAACACACGAAGACCACAAAG GCGTTTCATCGTGGATGTGGTCGTTCACTGAGAGAATCAAGCCGTCCATCATCTTCAGTGAAACTGACAACCTCAGCATCATCTTTTACGTCTACTTGTTTCT CCTGGTGATGCTCCTCCTGGTGTCCAGCTACATCGGCCTCAGGCTCATCactctggaggagcagctcaaTTCTTTGGGAAGCCTGATCGAATTCTCTTCAAGCCACAGGCC GTACCAAGAAACATAA